A section of the Falco biarmicus isolate bFalBia1 chromosome 3, bFalBia1.pri, whole genome shotgun sequence genome encodes:
- the PYCR3 gene encoding pyrroline-5-carboxylate reductase 3 isoform X2: MEAVELRVGFVGAGRMAGGLARGLLRAGKVPASNVLASAPSDKNLDAWQESGCRTTHCNLEVLQESTLVFLATKPHILPGVLQEIRPAVGPHHIIVSLAAGVTLQTLQRAGAMVFARGSSAGDGEAALLKSLLSSCGLCEEVPESYINIHTGLSGSGVAYVYLFAEALAEGAVKMGMPGGLASRIAAQTLLGAAKIMLETGEHPAKLRGDVCTPGGTTIHALHQLEKGALRATVMNAVEAATNRARDMAED; this comes from the exons ATGGAGGCGGTGGAGCTGCGAGTGGGGTTCGTGGGCGCCGGGCGGATGGCGGGTGGCCTGGCCCGGGGGCTGCTGCGGGCAG ggaaggtgccagccagcaACGTCCTGGCCAGCGCTCCCTCGGACAAAAACCTGGATGCCTGGCAG GAGTCAGGCTGCCGGACCACTCACTGTAacctggaggtgctgcaggagagcaCCCTGGTCTTCCTGGCCACCAAACCCCACATTCTACCGGGCGTCCTGCAGGAGATCCGTCCTGCTGTGGGACCCCACCACATCATTGTCTCGCTGGCAGCTGGTGTCACCCTCCAGACACTGCAGCGG GCAGGGGCAATGGTCTTCGCCCGGGGTAGCAGTGCTGGTGACGGGGAAGCTGCCCTGCTGAAGAGCCTGCTGTCATCCTGTGGGCTCTGTGAGGAGGTCCCCGAATCCTACATCAACATCCACACTGGCCTCAGTGGCAGCGGAGTGGCCTAC GTGTACCTGTTTGCCGAAGCCTTGGCTGAAGGAGCAGTAAAGATGGGCATGCCAGGTGGCTTAGCCAGTAGGATCGCAGCTCAGACGctgctg GGTGCAGCAAAAATTATGCTGGAGACGGGGGAGCACCCGGCAAAGCTGCGAGGAGATGTCTGCACACCTGGGGGCACCACCATCCATGCGCTGCACCAGCTGGAGAAGGGTGCACTGCGAGCCACTGTCATGAATGCTGTGGAAGCAGCCACCAACCGGGCACGCGACATGGCTGAGGACTAG
- the PYCR3 gene encoding pyrroline-5-carboxylate reductase 3 isoform X1 gives MEAVELRVGFVGAGRMAGGLARGLLRAGKVPASNVLASAPSDKNLDAWQESGCRTTHCNLEVLQESTLVFLATKPHILPGVLQEIRPAVGPHHIIVSLAAGVTLQTLQRLLPAGTKVLRLMPNLPCVVQAGAMVFARGSSAGDGEAALLKSLLSSCGLCEEVPESYINIHTGLSGSGVAYVYLFAEALAEGAVKMGMPGGLASRIAAQTLLGAAKIMLETGEHPAKLRGDVCTPGGTTIHALHQLEKGALRATVMNAVEAATNRARDMAED, from the exons ATGGAGGCGGTGGAGCTGCGAGTGGGGTTCGTGGGCGCCGGGCGGATGGCGGGTGGCCTGGCCCGGGGGCTGCTGCGGGCAG ggaaggtgccagccagcaACGTCCTGGCCAGCGCTCCCTCGGACAAAAACCTGGATGCCTGGCAG GAGTCAGGCTGCCGGACCACTCACTGTAacctggaggtgctgcaggagagcaCCCTGGTCTTCCTGGCCACCAAACCCCACATTCTACCGGGCGTCCTGCAGGAGATCCGTCCTGCTGTGGGACCCCACCACATCATTGTCTCGCTGGCAGCTGGTGTCACCCTCCAGACACTGCAGCGG CTTCTCCCTGCTGGGACCAAGGTGCTGCGGCTCATGCCCAACCTGCCATGTGTGGTACAGGCAGGGGCAATGGTCTTCGCCCGGGGTAGCAGTGCTGGTGACGGGGAAGCTGCCCTGCTGAAGAGCCTGCTGTCATCCTGTGGGCTCTGTGAGGAGGTCCCCGAATCCTACATCAACATCCACACTGGCCTCAGTGGCAGCGGAGTGGCCTAC GTGTACCTGTTTGCCGAAGCCTTGGCTGAAGGAGCAGTAAAGATGGGCATGCCAGGTGGCTTAGCCAGTAGGATCGCAGCTCAGACGctgctg GGTGCAGCAAAAATTATGCTGGAGACGGGGGAGCACCCGGCAAAGCTGCGAGGAGATGTCTGCACACCTGGGGGCACCACCATCCATGCGCTGCACCAGCTGGAGAAGGGTGCACTGCGAGCCACTGTCATGAATGCTGTGGAAGCAGCCACCAACCGGGCACGCGACATGGCTGAGGACTAG